In Pedobacter sp. SL55, the following proteins share a genomic window:
- a CDS encoding MFS transporter has translation MSTIADSSYSTIKETSKYSRKTIRLAVSLFYFGQGLVFASWASRIPDLKAALNLSDAALGIILLALPIGQLITMPLSGRLVAIYGSKRILTLATPLYALCLTNLALATHGWHLALFLLLFGISGNLCNIALNTQAVTAEGHYGKPIMSSFHGSWSLGLFTGALVGLLMMNLHLTTSTHFWIIAPIGWVHIFINHRFLLIGKSPQKEKPKFLQKPQGMLIQLGIIAFCSMAAEGAMMDWSGVYFKEIVHSPAKWVILGYASYSAMMTIGRFIGDKFIAAYGRKTMLQFCGVLVSVGMFLSVAFPYLAVATFGFMMVGIGVSVIIPMIYTIAGNNDKMPSSLAIAMVSSIGYFGFLMGPPLIGYISELFNLRYSFAVVGCFGILISLLVSKIRAIK, from the coding sequence ATGTCAACAATTGCAGACAGTTCATATTCAACCATTAAAGAAACCTCTAAATATAGTAGAAAAACCATCCGCTTAGCAGTATCGCTTTTTTACTTTGGCCAAGGTTTGGTATTTGCTAGTTGGGCAAGCCGTATTCCAGATTTGAAAGCTGCTTTAAATCTTTCTGACGCCGCTTTAGGAATTATTTTATTGGCGCTCCCTATTGGTCAATTAATTACCATGCCGCTTTCTGGGCGATTGGTGGCTATTTACGGCAGCAAGAGAATCCTCACTTTAGCAACGCCTCTTTATGCGCTTTGTTTAACTAATTTGGCTTTAGCCACGCATGGTTGGCATTTAGCGTTATTTTTGCTCTTGTTTGGCATATCTGGTAACCTTTGTAATATAGCTTTAAATACGCAGGCTGTTACTGCCGAAGGTCATTATGGAAAGCCAATCATGTCGTCTTTCCATGGTTCGTGGAGTTTGGGCCTATTTACTGGAGCATTGGTAGGCTTGTTAATGATGAATTTACACTTAACTACCAGTACACATTTCTGGATCATTGCTCCCATAGGTTGGGTTCATATTTTTATCAATCATCGTTTTTTGCTCATAGGAAAATCTCCACAGAAAGAGAAGCCAAAGTTTTTACAGAAACCACAAGGCATGCTGATACAGTTAGGAATCATCGCTTTTTGTAGTATGGCAGCCGAAGGTGCAATGATGGATTGGAGCGGCGTTTACTTCAAAGAAATTGTACATTCGCCAGCTAAATGGGTAATTTTAGGTTACGCTTCCTACTCTGCAATGATGACTATTGGACGCTTTATTGGGGATAAATTTATTGCTGCTTACGGACGAAAAACAATGCTGCAATTTTGTGGAGTGCTGGTTTCTGTAGGGATGTTTTTATCCGTGGCATTTCCATATTTGGCTGTAGCAACTTTCGGTTTTATGATGGTCGGTATTGGTGTATCTGTGATCATCCCAATGATTTATACCATTGCCGGTAATAACGATAAAATGCCTTCTAGCTTAGCTATTGCGATGGTTTCGAGTATTGGCTATTTTGGTTTTTTAATGGGGCCGCCATTAATTGGCTACATTTCCGAGTTGTTTAACCTTCGTTATTCATTTGCTGTAGTAGGTTGTTTCGGTATTTTGATTAGTTTGTTGGTAAGTAAAATTAGAGCGATAAAATAG
- a CDS encoding RNA polymerase sigma factor, with the protein MSEIEFLQLLSANQGIIGKVCSIYCNQKEDYEDLFQEITYHAWKGYATFRGDSKFSTWLYRIALNTAISSFRKRRPTIDFVEVLPDTIFKHK; encoded by the coding sequence ATGAGCGAAATAGAATTTCTTCAGTTGCTTTCTGCCAACCAAGGTATAATTGGCAAGGTATGTAGTATCTATTGCAACCAGAAGGAAGACTATGAAGATTTGTTTCAAGAGATTACCTATCACGCTTGGAAGGGCTACGCAACATTTAGAGGCGACTCTAAATTTAGTACCTGGCTTTATCGCATTGCGTTAAATACCGCCATTAGCTCATTTAGAAAAAGAAGACCAACAATAGATTTTGTGGAAGTTTTGCCAGATACAATTTTTAAGCACAAATGA
- a CDS encoding RNA polymerase sigma factor translates to MIAAIKQLNEGERAIIALYLEEMSYLEIAEIIGISENNVGVKINRIKNKLHQILKQWKQII, encoded by the coding sequence TTGATTGCAGCAATTAAGCAACTTAACGAAGGCGAACGAGCAATTATTGCACTTTACTTGGAAGAAATGAGCTACCTAGAAATTGCAGAAATAATTGGCATTAGTGAAAATAATGTGGGCGTTAAAATCAATCGAATTAAAAATAAGCTACATCAAATTTTAAAACAATGGAAACAGATAATTTAA